In Cryptomeria japonica chromosome 1, Sugi_1.0, whole genome shotgun sequence, the sequence aatgtgtacttttgacTCTTGTGTGAATAACTGAAAAATTGAGACAATAAATGAACAATAAAGAGACTCACATGAAATTTTTATGCCGAAGGCATCTCTTATATGAGATGCATCGGCTGACATTACAAATCAATGGTTGATAGCAATGTAGAGGTATGTAAGACGATTAGAAGGTTTTCGCCTTATTTTAATTCACACGTTTTTCATTCACTCACTATGTAGCTCTAACATGATTTCATTGACCGTATGTAATTTTCATCAGTGACATATTAGGCCACATCATCTTAGGCCCTATCATGATTTCATTGAATCGTTGGTAGAAAGAATGGTTGCATGTGGGGAAGAACGTTGAGCCATGATCCCGATTACCATCAAATGATAGTAAGAACGCTAAACCACGAGAAGAATTTTTTCATTGGCTTTTCTCCTCGGTTACCATGATACCTACTATCTAGAAACATCCTTCAGCCAAGTCTTCATCGCATTCATGTGATATATACTTTTTGTATATTTTCAGACAAGCTTGGATTTAACTAGCCAATAATTAGCTGATACGGTGGAAATGCCCATTGGATTAGTAATGTCTCACATCGAAAACACAAATCTCACCCTGAACTTTTTTTTCCATTGTCATTTAATTTAAAAGCCCGAATAGGACAAGAGATGTGGTCGAACAAATTGTAATCTTTGCAATAAATGCTAATATATTGCTATTAGGGTTCAAATGtgtagttttcgagtcaaactcattAACCATGTTAAACATGGGcgaatgagtttgactcaaaaaatacacaattgaaacatgggtcaatgagtttgactcaaaaactacacagtcgAACCCTGATAGCAATACCATAGTTTGACTTGCTATGGAAAATACTTCCTACTTATCAATTGTTTATCGTTGCCATTTCCTAATACTTCCTGCTTATCAATTGTTTATCCTTGCCATTTCCTTTTAACTCTTGTCGATTCTAAGACCACCAAAAAttgttattaaatatattttaaattgatttcttcTGCAATAGTTGATCTATAgtgcattgaaaataatttgattcGAGCATCTTCAAAGGCAAGAAGTCATGCCAACCAGTTCAATATACAAAGAATGTAAGGATGAAGATTGTGAGAAACAAATTTGATGCTTCCAATGGTGATTTTGACATGACTATGACAAATCCCAAACATTTGATGCTTGAGAATCCAAAGCTATTTTCTTTTGATTCACTCTCCTGACATTCACAATTAAGAAGTATGGTGTTCATGTTGCTACATTTTTGGGAATGTTGAAATGGACTTTGTCTGGATAATCTGACTCCAAAGATTACGAAACTTGTAAAAACTTCAAGACCAAAATTGTTCTCGGGATGGATTCCAACATAGTACTTGAATAATTTGATCTCTTTGTTACCAATACATATAGCTTATCATACAACAATCCAACTAAATGATCAGCCACAAactctatatttcaaatttatatcatcaacttctttcatATTGTCAAATGCAAATGGGTAATAGTCCTTGTATAAGGTCATCTCTGTTAAATTTTATTTCCTTGCCATTTACTGTCTTAGGATGGTATATAATAGGCACACATATACACATTTTCATCTACCCCAATCTTTTTATAGCTAATGGCTTATAGTGCCTCATTTTCCGACCTGATTAGGAtatatgaggttgttggaaggtcaGATTGGTTAGATTCTCCACCCATCTTATTTGCCTTAGTGGAAATTGGAAACTGATAGGATCATGTATTGAATTAATATGCAAAGTATATTTTGTATTTGGATCTTTTGTATAGTATATAATCTATAGATTTTATAAGAAAGTTCATTTTTTGAATTGTTTCAATCTGTGTATATTTGAAAACTACAACACAATCTAGATGTTATTTGGATTTTTTTATCAGATATTAGAGGAACGCGACTTTTTAAAACaattatttttttcttaatttatttGCACTCTTTGTTAATGAATATGATCCCCACTCTTCCATGGTATTAAAATATATGTTATCCCCATCAGGtgtattcttctagaagcatccaTATTATCAAtctatttttttcttatattttttttctttccaaaaacCAAGGATCTTGAAATTTCAATATTAAAACTGTATATTTCAAGATTTCATAGACATTGTGTTTGCACAATCCAATTATCCTAGATTGAAATGCTTCTAAAAAAACTGTAAGTACTTGTTTTTTTAAAAGCATTTGAATGGAAGATTTTTTAATTTGTTAAAAATCTATAGAATTTCATAGACATTATGATTACATAATACATTGAAATTCTTCTCAATgttactttaattttttttaattttaagaaacatttgaatgcattttagagattattaaaattttgttgaaactttttgcttttcaatttgtacataagtattggcaatttttgtACCCACACACATGATAGTGGGGCATTTGTACATAAGTATTGGTATTTGTAGTGCATGATTATCAAGGCATGTTTAAGAAAGTATTCAACGACATTTTGACATGACCATTTTTTTATCCTTATGTGCATAACCAATCCCACAATGTTCATCTTtactacaataaaaaaaaatgccAACATTCAATGTACCATTTAAGATATGTGGGTATGAAAATTTAGTTATAAtggctattggtgctcttcccctatgtaAGAGAAGGTTTTACCACCTTTCTCACAATTTTTAGAAGTGTTAGTGGTTGCTTATAGTATTTTAATTCATGATTTGATGGTTGTAATAACTTTGTTGATTCATAATTCCATTAACTTCTATTTAGAATGGAGTTAGTATTCGTAAGATTTAAATTTGGGTTGGAGATGGTGTTAGGGTTCAACtaatttttagggttagggttattattATGGTTAGAGTTACTATGTTTTATATTAGGGTTAGTATGTAATTAAGGTTATGGTTATATCTGCAATCATAACAATGACCAATGATCATTATCTCAACCTTAACCCTATCCCCAACCCTCAaatctaattctaatcctaaacctAATGCTAATCTCGATTCAATTTCTAACCATAATCTTAAACTTCATCCTAACAagaccctaactctaaccctaattttaaCTTTAACCTTAAACCTAATCCTGACCCTAACCTTAACATTAATCCTAACCCTGAATCTATATTTAGCCATAACCTTCAACCTAACAGAGATGACATATCAATGGTCAAAGATGAAATcaatgttggcagtgggccaacgtccctcgcagggattcacaacatggtttaatagcctcttgtggattctataagtctagtggttgtatcgggcattgataggtcgatcttttggtgcaatgacaaccctagcttgtaacaagtggtatcagagcttggtcataggttcgaatcacgcaggccacatcgagtgacgttgggagggggattgttggcagtgggccagcatccctcgcgaggattcgcgacatggtttaacatcctcttgtggattctataagtctagtggttgtattaggcattgacAGGTCGAACTTTTggtgtaacaagtggtatcaaagcttggtcacaagttcgaaTCACGCAGGCCGTAGCgagtgatgttgggagggggattgttggcagtgggcagcgtccctcgcagggattcgcgacatggtttaacagcctcttgtggattctataagtctagtggttgtatctagcattgacaggtcgatcttttggtgcaacgccaaccctagcttgtaacaatctATTCATTGTAATCTATTTCATTAGTTAACATATAGTTAGTAACATGTGACATTATATAATTGAATATATTCGActacatatttatttaataaattaattcttttaataattatctttattatttttttattttttattattttctattttacaTAATAGAAATTTTtagaaataaatatattttaatatataattaatatatattaactaAGTACACTACACCCAAATTATTTTAGGAGTCGTCTATTCTCCACACAAAATAGTACTTGATCAAAAACGCACGATTTCTATTGTTCATCTTCTTAATTTGCTTTTTCAATACTATTTTACAACGAAAAAATTCACTAAAAACAATTGTATTATGCAAATTTATGTTTTTGATCAAGTGTTGTTTTTGTGGAGAATAGCCATTGCCATTATCTCACTTCCTACTACCACATGGgctccattttattttatttaatattgtatCTCTACCACTATCTCTATATATTTCTTGTTCCATCTTCTCCTTTATCTCTATTTTGTTATCTATTCATCTCTCTACCCTATATCGAgctccctctctacctctttatatatcacttcctatctatGTAGATTTATTTGCCTACCTTGCACTCTTTCTATACCTCTATACTTATCTCCTTGCATCTCTACCACTACATTTCCATTTTTTTGTCTCATCTCCCTCTTTATATCTATTTTTTAATCCCTTCATCTCTCTACCTATATCAAGCTCCGTCTCAAACCTGTTTATATATCACTTGCTATCTATGTCTTTATTTGTCTatcttgcaaacataacatgagaatGTCAATTAAAAGTCTAACTATCTTCTTGATTGAGAGATTTTATTTCAATAGTGTTTTGATCCctattgatttgaagctatcacttctctattGACATCTTTGTTGAAAAAATCATTCCGAAAATAGACAACCTATTGACTTCATGTACTACccaaatatatgaaaaaaaatagaccaatttttttttttatttaacttcCACACTTATTCCActtacccattgcacaccaaagtgcaattggtGATTTAACTTTATTCGTGCAATTATTTGTATATACGTATACCATGAAGGAAGGAAAAGTAACTTAAAAGATGCCGACAAATCCCTCTTCATTATCACCAAGCTGTGCAGTTGTCCTATCTTGGTGGGTCCCATATGCTACCTATATATAACACGACAAAGAAAACGTTTTTCAGTACTTAGTGTTGGTGCAGATTTTTGGGCGGTTTTATTGTGGACGATAGATGGATCCCATGCTTCTCTCCAACAACATTTCAACAATCTGTTCTGCGTTAACAGGGAAACTATGGTTACAATTCGTACTAGTTATAAAACACCTCCATTTCAATGGTGGGATTTAGAGGCTAGACAACTGCAAGCGCTGCACTAATAAGAGAGCTAACCTATTTTTCTGTACACAGAGCGGCTAATAAGGAAAAGCTTCAATTACAGACTGCAATGCCGGTATGGCAATAACATAGAAACGAGGAAATCCTCCTTCCTTTAACAGATTCTCCCACTGCTCTTCACTTCTCTCTTTCCCACCACTGGTGTGCGCAAGCATTACCAGATCAGACACAAGACCCAAACTAGGAACCACCCCTGTCTTCTCTTGGGTATTCAGAACCACATCCACAATTATCACCTTCCCTTCATCTGGAATCGCCTTTCTGCATTGCTTCAGAATTTTTACGCAGTCCTCGTCCGCCCAATCATGCATTATCAActgcaaaatttcaagaaaaaaacagAACACCCATTGAAAAAACCGCTTGATCGCCTCCTACATACAATATAAGCAAGCACGGAATTCGATCCACCGACCTTCATGAATACAGCGTCTGCTGATGGAACCTTCTTGAACATGTCCCCTCCGACGTGCTTTACCCCTGCATTATGGGCCAAAAAACGATAAATATAAAAAAAAGCGAGTCCCATTTATAACACGCGTTATGTTGTTACAAGTCGTATACTTAAATTTATTTATACCAGGGAAACGGGGAGCCGTAGCTACGACGTGGGGGAGATCATAGTTGATGCCATTTATAGTTGGATGGGCTTTGACGATCTCTGCGATGGTTATTCCGATCCCACCTCCGACGTCCACCAAGGAATTCAAGCCCTGAAACCCCCCGTAAGTAGACAACAAGGCCTTTATCACGAAGTTGGTGTTGCAAGCCATGGCTTGGTTGAAAAGGCCGTTGTAATCAGGGTGCGCCGCCGCGTAGTCCCAAACATGAAGGCCGTTAGCCTTCTCGAACGCCACGCCGCCATCGAGGACGCAATCGTTGAAATGGTGCCACGGCGCCATCATCGTCACGTCGTTCTGCATGAGTAGCAGGGCAGTTATGGACAGCGACGGCGCCGCCACGCCGTCTTTTACCAACCATTTAGAAGCAGGCGTTAGGCCGTATCTCACTTCATTCGCCCCTTCGCTCGTGTCGGCCCTGAAAAAGTTTTTTGCAACGAGGAAGCGCAGGATTCTGAAGAGGCAATTGACGTCGGGCTTTTCGCTGGGAAGCTCTGCGGCGATTTGTGAGAGGGAAAGCGTTGCTCTGTGGCCATGGTGCGCAATGATGTCGGGGATTCCGAGCAGAACGACGGATTTTACTGCCAAAGACTCCACAAATGCAAATGTGTATTTCCATGCCTCCGCTTGTCCGGCGAGTTTTTCTTCCTCGCTCTCGAACATGCCATCATAGTTTTCTCCATTGTTGGAGAGCTTATCACCTGCTGGACCATCCATATTTCCAACTTTGAGATACAGTACACGCTTAGAAGGCCCAAGGATTACTCTATATATATAGCGATTTGGTTCTGTTACAAAGATTGCCATAATCTTTGGGAatacgaaatgtttttctttttataAAACGCTTTAGAAGATGGAATTTAGCTGGCTTCTTGAGCACCCCATTTGTTTCGTTCTATGGTTATTCTTGCACCATTGAGCGTCACCATTTAAATGCGTTGTAGCAAGCATTTAATTTGATTTGATCTAAAATTAATTTTGTTAGATGTGAAAACAAGTGTCATATAGTGGTAAGTACTTGCCTTCGTTAATTTTTTAATCGAGTGTAATTGAAATCTTAAATAATTTGAGTTGTATATTGGAGGGGTGAAGAGTCGTAAGAAATGAATATTCACATTGTTAGCAATAATCATTTACAA encodes:
- the LOC131078153 gene encoding (R,S)-reticuline 7-O-methyltransferase-like, which produces MDGPAGDKLSNNGENYDGMFESEEEKLAGQAEAWKYTFAFVESLAVKSVVLLGIPDIIAHHGHRATLSLSQIAAELPSEKPDVNCLFRILRFLVAKNFFRADTSEGANEVRYGLTPASKWLVKDGVAAPSLSITALLLMQNDVTMMAPWHHFNDCVLDGGVAFEKANGLHVWDYAAAHPDYNGLFNQAMACNTNFVIKALLSTYGGFQGLNSLVDVGGGIGITIAEIVKAHPTINGINYDLPHVVATAPRFPGVKHVGGDMFKKVPSADAVFMKLIMHDWADEDCVKILKQCRKAIPDEGKVIIVDVVLNTQEKTGVVPSLGLVSDLVMLAHTSGGKERSEEQWENLLKEGGFPRFYVIAIPALQSVIEAFPY